Proteins co-encoded in one Paracrocinitomix mangrovi genomic window:
- a CDS encoding LytTR family transcriptional regulator DNA-binding domain-containing protein, whose protein sequence is MKVYISILVLTLVGSFNPVWSQSNSFINFNVNDGLPSSEVYDVKEDNCGYLWFITDNGVSRYDGYKFENFNTEDGLCDNVILKASQNDNGTIFFYGQNNTITELNCEDVSFIPYKYNHILQTFHPLIPNAFRFRNNGNLIVVFLSKYYYLEITKNGEIINSPKSIDYQKKGQTTLFDEYENFVFLSTPGEYDHLRSTTPFTIEKYTHKFDGLKLNDSTSVFNEKHGSIHLSINGKQQYFPYFNDVRRIGRYDKNLFWFSSESNGFFVADAKGKIHLNYLQKELVSGYLKDQEGNEWFTCINHGVYVKAAHQANIISQDANVNYVDNIDTNKFGDKIIVFRDGNVATLKSNHLETTYTSNNNIPSNIGYSKRYNSCIVIIGDRFIQMDNEIEIKWEPTSGQFLYETSDSALLIGGYSGVFCNQENNNWKRTSCPTKTYGIVEYKDKMYAACYSGLYCAKLSDKSNFKKCDLYEERISSLCEAEEYLIIGTHNNGILITDGEKVLFNIPRSMLKGALIRNITYDIKLKNLWIGTSLGLFVLKVDEDKHHKSSLYDISNQVPCKEITKILIHRDTAWIGTKKGLHYLPSKVDFQLSNNHFRKHLAFKKFTVNDKSRDPEDFKNLSHHENRITINYNAIIKNPLKKPFYRYKLEPAEIAWNYTENTSASYANLNYGDYLFRLQLKETHYGWGREEIILPIIIHPPFWRTWWFRVSVILGISLLIYLFFRFRILLYNRDLVREMLRHLLKRIKREEHYLMVKVAGTDVKIRTSDIMYVKSDGNYIEIHTEQGKHLVREKIGNFLSLVPDPIEFLRVRRSFIVRIDKVTQKGKKYLVIDNQKIQVGETYLEEYNKIVL, encoded by the coding sequence TTGAAAGTATACATATCAATATTGGTACTTACACTGGTTGGTTCATTTAACCCTGTTTGGAGTCAATCTAACTCTTTCATCAATTTCAATGTAAATGATGGACTGCCCAGTTCTGAAGTATATGATGTTAAAGAAGATAATTGTGGTTATCTGTGGTTCATTACAGATAATGGAGTAAGCAGATATGATGGCTACAAATTTGAAAATTTCAACACTGAAGATGGGTTATGTGATAATGTGATTTTAAAGGCCTCACAAAATGATAATGGAACCATTTTCTTTTACGGTCAAAATAACACCATTACCGAATTAAATTGTGAGGATGTTAGTTTTATACCGTACAAATACAATCACATTCTTCAAACTTTTCACCCTCTTATTCCAAATGCATTTAGGTTTAGAAACAATGGAAATCTAATTGTTGTCTTCCTGAGTAAATATTATTATCTAGAAATAACAAAGAATGGAGAAATAATCAATTCTCCAAAAAGTATTGACTACCAGAAAAAAGGACAAACCACTCTTTTTGATGAGTATGAAAATTTTGTATTTCTTTCAACTCCTGGTGAATACGATCATCTACGCTCAACCACTCCCTTCACAATTGAAAAATATACTCATAAATTTGACGGGCTTAAATTAAATGATAGCACATCTGTATTCAATGAAAAACATGGTTCCATTCATTTATCAATAAATGGAAAACAACAATATTTTCCCTATTTCAATGATGTAAGAAGAATAGGTAGATATGATAAAAATTTATTTTGGTTTAGCTCAGAAAGCAATGGTTTTTTTGTTGCGGACGCAAAGGGTAAAATCCATTTGAATTATTTACAAAAAGAACTTGTTTCAGGATATTTAAAGGATCAGGAAGGAAATGAATGGTTCACCTGTATAAATCATGGTGTCTATGTAAAAGCTGCACATCAGGCAAATATTATTTCGCAAGATGCTAATGTGAATTATGTAGACAACATTGATACAAACAAATTTGGTGATAAAATTATTGTATTTAGAGATGGTAATGTTGCCACCTTAAAATCCAATCACCTGGAAACCACCTATACCTCTAATAATAATATCCCTAGTAATATTGGATACTCAAAAAGATACAACAGTTGTATTGTAATAATTGGTGACAGATTTATTCAAATGGATAATGAAATTGAAATAAAATGGGAACCAACGAGCGGCCAGTTTTTATATGAAACTTCAGATTCAGCATTATTAATTGGAGGTTATTCTGGCGTTTTTTGTAATCAAGAAAATAACAATTGGAAAAGAACAAGTTGTCCAACAAAAACCTATGGGATTGTAGAATATAAAGATAAAATGTATGCTGCCTGTTATAGTGGTCTTTATTGCGCTAAGTTATCTGATAAATCCAATTTCAAAAAATGTGATTTATACGAGGAAAGAATTTCCAGTTTATGTGAGGCCGAAGAATATTTAATAATTGGTACACACAACAACGGAATATTAATAACAGATGGCGAAAAAGTTTTATTTAATATTCCAAGATCAATGCTTAAAGGTGCACTTATCAGAAATATAACTTATGATATTAAATTAAAAAACCTTTGGATTGGCACAAGTTTAGGTTTATTTGTTTTAAAGGTAGATGAGGATAAACACCATAAATCGAGTCTTTATGATATTTCAAATCAAGTACCATGTAAAGAGATAACTAAAATCTTAATCCATAGAGATACAGCATGGATAGGAACAAAGAAAGGTCTTCATTATTTGCCTTCCAAGGTTGATTTTCAATTGTCAAATAACCATTTTAGAAAACACTTGGCGTTTAAGAAATTCACAGTGAATGATAAATCAAGAGATCCGGAGGATTTTAAAAATTTGTCTCATCATGAAAATCGAATTACTATCAACTACAATGCGATCATTAAAAATCCATTGAAAAAGCCATTTTATCGCTACAAATTAGAACCAGCTGAAATAGCCTGGAATTATACAGAGAACACCTCTGCTTCCTATGCCAATTTAAATTATGGTGATTATCTTTTCAGGCTCCAACTTAAGGAAACTCATTATGGCTGGGGTAGAGAAGAAATTATTCTTCCAATTATTATTCACCCTCCTTTTTGGCGAACATGGTGGTTTAGAGTATCAGTTATTCTTGGAATATCTTTGCTGATTTACCTCTTCTTTAGATTTAGAATTCTCTTGTACAACAGAGACTTGGTTAGAGAAATGCTTCGTCACCTATTGAAACGAATCAAAAGAGAAGAACATTACCTCATGGTAAAAGTAGCCGGAACAGATGTCAAGATTAGAACTTCTGATATCATGTATGTAAAAAGTGATGGTAATTACATTGAAATACATACCGAACAAGGCAAACACCTGGTTCGAGAAAAAATTGGAAATTTCTTGTCATTGGTTCCTGATCCAATCGAATTTCTTAGAGTGAGAAGATCTTTTATCGTTCGAATTGATAAAGTGACACAAAAGGGAAAGAAATATCTTGTAATAGACAATCAAAAAATCCAGGTTGGGGAAACTTATCTTGAAGAGTACAATAAAATTGTTTTATAA
- a CDS encoding M43 family zinc metalloprotease, with protein MIKNILLLTAFISSLSFAQNFEKCGTHQLIQHQESLTPGYLQSVNETFSRAKDLQGGDRTTVYTIPVVVHIVYNTPQQNLHDSIIFNQIDRLNEDFRRLNADTINLRDTFMTLVGDSFIEFELASTDPDGNSTTGITRTSTSQASFFGVGGFPAEGVKSTANGGIDPWNQADYLNIWVCDMSIFGTPAVLGYATPPNNLSHWPPGSADNMSDGVVIQYQAFGGNNPNTIDMGNGPMDIKGRTSVHEIGHYLGLRHIWADGGCTEEDGIDDTPNAADQSNFDCNIANNTCTDNIGTLGDLPDMVENYMDYSAETCQNSFTQGQVDMMRSILENYRFELINGTPYVGQTENSMPTVNIYPNPTNSNFVIDGISSSTDEIVIFNEAGQIIHEIKQPTGKINVDGLLSGTYIVRILSSEGVINKKLIVL; from the coding sequence ATGATTAAAAATATACTCTTGTTAACGGCTTTTATTTCAAGCCTGAGCTTTGCTCAAAATTTCGAAAAATGTGGTACTCATCAATTGATTCAACATCAAGAATCTTTGACTCCCGGTTACTTGCAATCTGTTAACGAAACTTTTTCTCGTGCTAAGGATTTGCAAGGAGGAGATAGAACTACAGTTTACACAATCCCTGTAGTTGTGCACATTGTATATAACACACCTCAGCAAAACTTGCATGACAGTATCATCTTTAATCAAATTGACAGATTAAATGAAGATTTCAGAAGATTGAATGCAGATACTATCAACTTACGCGATACTTTCATGACCCTTGTGGGCGACAGTTTTATTGAGTTTGAATTGGCTTCAACAGATCCTGATGGTAATTCAACAACAGGAATTACAAGAACCAGTACAAGTCAGGCTTCATTCTTTGGAGTAGGCGGTTTCCCGGCAGAAGGAGTAAAAAGCACAGCTAATGGTGGAATTGATCCTTGGAATCAAGCAGATTATTTGAACATTTGGGTTTGTGACATGTCAATTTTTGGAACTCCGGCAGTATTAGGTTATGCAACTCCTCCAAACAATCTGTCTCACTGGCCTCCGGGTTCTGCAGATAACATGAGTGATGGTGTTGTAATTCAATACCAAGCTTTTGGAGGTAATAATCCAAATACAATTGATATGGGTAATGGACCAATGGATATAAAAGGTAGAACTTCTGTTCATGAAATTGGACACTACCTTGGGCTAAGACACATTTGGGCAGATGGTGGATGTACTGAGGAAGACGGTATTGATGATACGCCAAATGCCGCAGATCAATCAAACTTTGATTGTAACATTGCCAATAACACTTGTACAGATAATATTGGAACCTTAGGAGATTTGCCAGATATGGTTGAGAATTATATGGATTATTCAGCAGAAACTTGCCAAAACTCATTTACACAAGGACAGGTAGATATGATGAGAAGCATTTTGGAAAATTACAGGTTTGAATTGATCAATGGCACCCCTTATGTTGGTCAAACTGAAAATAGTATGCCTACAGTAAATATTTACCCTAACCCAACAAACTCAAATTTTGTAATTGATGGAATTTCTTCAAGTACTGATGAAATTGTAATATTTAATGAGGCCGGACAAATTATACATGAGATTAAACAACCTACCGGAAAAATAAATGTAGATGGTTTATTATCTGGCACTTACATTGTCCGAATTTTAAGTTCAGAAGGTGTTATCAATAAAAAATTGATCGTATTATAA
- a CDS encoding OmpA family protein, which translates to MKTLAILLLFFIGIGTYAQKKVTFTEEFKNNDNNWKLNNNSVESAKITNGVLTVKNNSNTGIFWTIEVPVDPHQDYSIEISISQTDGKKTSAGFGLVFGKNKDSEYHKFKLSSSKHWGLYSFKRGKEKVIKDWVPSMKINGMKKANILKVDKRGEDVIFYINGEGVYATKSFVFTGNEVGVFIDDLLTVEVEYLRITYQKRLLRLAEDARKDLEKENLGENVNSKYHESTPIISANGKKIYYSVQGDPTNHGSNDYDIWESTNINGVWQARKSIEGPLNNGGSNYPISITPDENTMMVSTVYRSNGSYLKEGVSISQKVNGKWGVPVEQKIEDYVNLAAYNNFCLTPDGKKMILSIETYDSYGDQDLYVSFKTGENTWSKPVNLGSQINTHGTDFSPFIAADGKTLYFSSKGHAGFGNADIYVSKRLDDTWTNWSPPLNLGKNINSPNWDGYFTISAQGDYAYLISYDNSLGKGDIFRVQVGESIKPEPVIMVYGQVLDAKTNLPINAEIEYEILATGEQAGEADATGDDGYKIVLPKGEFYGFQAKAEGYVPISEHFDAKELSEYAEKKVTLYMVPLESGQKIRLNNTFFDTGKSDLRDESISELTRIALIMKKNPELTFEISGHTDNVGSDATNKTLSESRAQAVFNYLIERGIKKERLTFIGYGETKPVDSNDTEDGRQNNRRVEIKIL; encoded by the coding sequence ATGAAAACCCTGGCAATACTGTTGTTATTCTTTATAGGAATTGGCACTTATGCCCAAAAAAAAGTCACTTTTACTGAAGAGTTTAAAAACAACGATAATAATTGGAAACTCAACAACAATTCAGTAGAATCTGCTAAAATCACCAATGGAGTATTAACCGTAAAAAACAATTCAAATACAGGTATATTTTGGACAATAGAAGTACCGGTTGACCCTCATCAAGATTACAGTATTGAAATTTCAATTTCACAAACAGATGGCAAAAAAACTTCGGCAGGATTTGGACTAGTATTTGGGAAAAACAAAGACAGTGAATATCACAAGTTCAAACTTAGTTCAAGCAAACACTGGGGCTTATACAGTTTCAAAAGAGGAAAAGAAAAAGTGATCAAAGATTGGGTTCCATCAATGAAAATAAATGGAATGAAAAAAGCCAACATTCTTAAAGTTGATAAAAGGGGAGAAGACGTTATTTTTTACATTAATGGTGAAGGAGTTTACGCGACAAAATCCTTTGTATTTACGGGTAATGAGGTAGGTGTATTCATAGATGACTTGTTGACTGTGGAAGTTGAATACTTGCGTATTACGTATCAAAAAAGACTACTGCGTTTGGCAGAAGATGCACGAAAAGATCTTGAAAAAGAAAATCTTGGCGAAAATGTCAATTCTAAATACCATGAATCAACTCCAATAATATCGGCAAACGGCAAAAAGATTTATTATTCTGTTCAGGGTGACCCCACAAATCATGGTTCCAATGATTACGATATTTGGGAATCTACCAATATAAATGGTGTATGGCAAGCCAGAAAAAGCATTGAGGGTCCACTAAATAATGGCGGATCAAATTATCCAATTTCCATTACACCTGATGAAAATACAATGATGGTTTCTACAGTTTACAGAAGTAACGGCAGCTATTTAAAGGAAGGCGTTTCTATTTCACAAAAAGTAAATGGCAAATGGGGTGTTCCTGTTGAACAGAAAATTGAAGATTATGTAAATCTGGCGGCTTATAATAACTTTTGTTTGACTCCTGACGGTAAAAAAATGATTCTTTCAATTGAAACTTATGACAGTTATGGTGATCAAGATCTTTACGTGAGTTTTAAAACAGGAGAAAACACCTGGTCAAAACCTGTTAATTTGGGTAGTCAAATAAATACACATGGTACAGATTTTTCCCCATTTATTGCAGCTGATGGTAAAACACTTTACTTCAGCTCAAAAGGTCATGCGGGGTTCGGAAATGCGGATATATACGTTTCAAAAAGGCTAGACGACACATGGACAAACTGGTCACCACCATTGAATTTGGGTAAAAATATCAACTCACCCAACTGGGATGGTTATTTTACTATTTCTGCTCAAGGCGATTATGCCTATCTTATCTCCTATGACAATTCCCTGGGAAAAGGTGATATTTTTAGGGTACAGGTAGGAGAGTCAATTAAACCGGAACCGGTTATTATGGTTTACGGACAAGTGTTAGATGCAAAGACAAACTTGCCCATAAATGCAGAAATTGAATATGAAATTTTAGCTACTGGAGAACAGGCCGGAGAAGCTGATGCTACAGGAGATGATGGATATAAAATAGTGCTTCCAAAAGGAGAGTTTTATGGTTTTCAAGCCAAAGCAGAAGGATACGTTCCTATTTCAGAGCATTTTGATGCTAAAGAACTAAGCGAATATGCTGAAAAGAAGGTAACCTTGTATATGGTTCCACTTGAATCCGGTCAAAAAATTAGATTAAATAATACATTTTTTGATACCGGTAAATCAGATTTACGAGATGAATCAATAAGTGAGTTAACTAGAATAGCATTGATCATGAAAAAAAATCCTGAATTGACTTTTGAAATTTCCGGACATACTGATAATGTAGGAAGCGACGCAACCAACAAAACCTTATCAGAAAGTAGAGCTCAGGCAGTTTTTAATTATTTGATTGAAAGAGGAATCAAAAAAGAAAGATTGACATTTATTGGATATGGTGAAACCAAACCTGTTGACTCAAATGACACCGAAGACGGTAGACAAAACAACAGAAGAGTAGAAATTAAAATCCTTTAA
- the uvrC gene encoding excinuclease ABC subunit UvrC, which produces MHDPLKDKIKTLPNKPGVYQYFDKSGKIIYVGKAKNLKKRVASYFTKNHDSGKTQILVKRIHEIKYIVVDTEVDALLLENNLIKKYQPKYNIQLKDDKTYPWIVVKNEHFPRVFKTRRVIKDGSTYYGPYASVKMLYTLLDLIREVYPLRTCNLNLSPEAIAKKNYKVCLEYHIGNCKGPCVGHQTEEDYDAYLTDIKNILKGNVTSVIKALKNWMKDLAAEMRYEEAQEVKEKLRLLEGYYAKSAVVSPTIHNVDVITLVEDDKYAFVNYLKLNNGAIIHGHTVEVKKKLDESPEEILPLVLIEMRERFGNEGKEVITEVDISDEVDHLNITVPQRGDKKSLLDLSKRNAKFYMLEKHKQEKLVNPDRHVERIMETMQKDLKMKEWPTHIECFDNSNFQGTNAVAACVVFKNGKPSKKDYRHFNIKTVTGPDDFASMEEVVYRRYSRLIREDQPIPQLVVIDGGKGQLSSAMKSFEKLGLKGEITVIGIAKKLEEIYFPGDSIPIYIDKRSETLKIIQHLRNEAHRFGITHHRNKRSKAALGTELTNIEGIGDRTAEMLIQEFKSVKRVKESTLDEIEKIIGRKKAELLVNYFKQNNLE; this is translated from the coding sequence ATGCATGATCCTTTAAAAGATAAAATTAAAACCCTTCCTAACAAGCCTGGTGTTTATCAATATTTTGATAAATCAGGGAAGATTATCTATGTTGGAAAGGCAAAAAATTTAAAAAAGAGGGTTGCATCATACTTTACCAAAAATCATGATAGTGGTAAAACGCAGATCTTGGTAAAGCGAATCCATGAGATAAAATATATAGTAGTTGACACAGAGGTTGATGCCCTGTTGTTGGAGAATAACCTTATTAAAAAGTATCAACCTAAGTATAATATCCAACTTAAAGATGACAAAACCTATCCTTGGATAGTTGTAAAAAATGAGCATTTCCCCAGAGTTTTTAAAACCAGAAGGGTTATCAAGGATGGGTCAACATACTATGGTCCATATGCAAGTGTTAAAATGTTGTATACATTATTAGACCTAATAAGAGAAGTTTATCCCTTGCGCACCTGCAACCTAAATTTATCACCTGAGGCAATTGCCAAAAAGAACTACAAAGTTTGTCTGGAGTATCATATTGGAAATTGCAAAGGTCCTTGTGTTGGTCATCAAACAGAAGAAGATTATGACGCTTATCTAACTGATATCAAGAATATCCTAAAAGGGAATGTCACATCAGTTATTAAAGCACTCAAAAACTGGATGAAGGATTTGGCTGCAGAAATGCGCTATGAAGAAGCCCAGGAAGTAAAAGAAAAGTTGCGACTATTAGAAGGTTATTATGCAAAATCGGCAGTGGTAAGTCCTACCATCCACAATGTCGACGTAATTACCTTGGTTGAAGATGATAAATATGCTTTTGTCAACTATTTAAAATTGAACAATGGAGCTATCATTCATGGCCACACGGTTGAAGTGAAAAAGAAATTGGATGAGTCACCTGAAGAGATTTTGCCTTTGGTATTAATTGAAATGCGTGAGCGATTTGGTAATGAAGGAAAAGAGGTGATTACAGAGGTGGATATTTCAGATGAAGTGGATCATTTAAATATTACAGTTCCGCAAAGAGGGGATAAAAAATCATTACTCGATCTTTCAAAGCGAAATGCCAAGTTTTATATGCTAGAAAAACATAAACAGGAAAAACTAGTAAATCCTGACAGGCATGTAGAACGCATCATGGAAACTATGCAAAAAGACTTGAAAATGAAAGAGTGGCCAACGCATATTGAGTGTTTTGATAACTCCAATTTTCAAGGAACTAATGCTGTTGCTGCCTGTGTGGTATTTAAAAATGGAAAACCATCCAAAAAAGACTATCGCCACTTTAATATCAAAACAGTTACGGGTCCGGATGACTTTGCATCAATGGAAGAAGTGGTTTATAGGCGTTACAGCAGATTGATCAGAGAAGACCAACCAATTCCTCAATTAGTGGTGATAGATGGAGGTAAGGGACAATTGAGTTCGGCCATGAAGAGTTTCGAGAAATTAGGACTCAAAGGTGAAATTACCGTAATAGGTATTGCCAAAAAGCTGGAAGAAATCTACTTTCCGGGAGATTCAATTCCTATCTACATAGATAAGCGATCTGAAACACTAAAAATTATTCAGCATCTGCGAAATGAGGCGCACAGATTTGGAATTACGCATCACAGAAACAAAAGAAGCAAAGCAGCTCTGGGAACAGAGTTGACTAATATTGAAGGAATTGGAGATAGGACAGCTGAAATGTTGATTCAGGAATTTAAATCTGTGAAACGTGTTAAAGAGTCAACCCTGGATGAAATAGAGAAAATAATCGGCAGAAAAAAAGCAGAATTATTAGTGAACTATTTCAAACAGAATAATTTGGAATAA
- a CDS encoding gliding motility-associated C-terminal domain-containing protein, whose amino-acid sequence MFATSTYGQTVEWLVSAGGIKSDKGCEIVVDQDGYIYETGYYNEEANFGPYNTGFSYPHSKEAYVAKLDPNGNYLWVKHGLNYYDDRGLGLDVDPFGNVYVTGTCWGGLVWGSLNVYNTSSYTDQIFVVKMDSDGNEIWMKNAGVNEPSYPYNDDHGQDLVCDSNGNIYVTGFLSNNDPTDHLATFDAITVPVAAQDSVAFIAKLSNDGVWQWVEVFDGIYAHRDNAIALDDDENVYVTGSFVDDSQFGTQTITSYGNQDIYVVKYDSNGNFQWVTQAGSVKSDRGNDICYGFDGYMYVTGEFRDVCSWGTATTLDNNGGPKGRDIFVAKISKDGEWKWANMAGSKKGSDKGIGIIANGDGNIFVSGQFSAEANFDSLIVDSDGDSVDVFVAAIDTTGAWRWVVAGGGPGFDRGLGIDVDTSCNVYVTGWYTNNMDMQNDAITADGADDKAIFTLKISDACFGYPPPEEEPPPTDTTVVIVDSGPSDPCILTSANVITPNNDGSNDEIYFTSPCDKIVGIVILNRWGRTVYSSDDSTQPWKGISNDGDLVPEGVYFWKVHVKNEDGSDTFKHGSITLIY is encoded by the coding sequence GTGTTTGCTACTAGCACTTATGGCCAAACTGTTGAGTGGCTTGTTTCTGCTGGTGGTATAAAATCTGATAAAGGTTGCGAAATTGTTGTTGATCAGGATGGGTATATCTATGAAACCGGATATTACAATGAAGAAGCCAATTTTGGACCATATAATACCGGCTTTTCTTATCCTCATTCAAAAGAAGCTTATGTAGCTAAACTAGATCCAAATGGTAATTATTTGTGGGTAAAACATGGCCTTAATTATTATGATGATAGAGGGTTAGGCTTGGATGTAGATCCCTTTGGAAACGTTTATGTAACAGGAACTTGTTGGGGAGGATTAGTCTGGGGAAGTTTAAATGTTTACAACACTTCATCTTATACTGATCAAATTTTTGTTGTGAAGATGGATTCTGACGGAAATGAAATCTGGATGAAAAACGCAGGGGTAAATGAACCTTCGTATCCTTATAATGATGATCATGGCCAAGATTTAGTTTGCGATAGTAATGGTAATATTTATGTAACAGGATTTTTATCTAATAATGATCCTACAGATCATTTGGCCACCTTTGATGCAATAACAGTTCCGGTTGCTGCACAAGATTCGGTTGCTTTTATAGCCAAATTATCAAATGATGGAGTATGGCAATGGGTGGAAGTTTTTGACGGAATCTATGCGCACAGAGACAATGCTATTGCTTTGGATGATGATGAGAATGTTTATGTAACAGGAAGTTTTGTAGATGATTCTCAGTTTGGAACACAAACCATTACATCTTATGGTAATCAGGACATTTACGTAGTAAAATATGATAGTAACGGTAATTTTCAATGGGTAACTCAGGCAGGCTCAGTAAAATCTGATCGTGGAAATGATATCTGTTATGGATTTGATGGATACATGTATGTAACTGGAGAATTTAGAGATGTTTGTTCATGGGGAACAGCTACAACATTAGATAATAATGGAGGTCCTAAAGGAAGAGACATTTTTGTGGCCAAAATCAGTAAGGATGGTGAATGGAAATGGGCAAATATGGCCGGTTCTAAAAAAGGCTCAGACAAGGGAATTGGAATAATTGCCAATGGTGACGGTAATATTTTTGTGTCAGGTCAATTCAGTGCTGAAGCCAATTTTGATTCTTTGATTGTTGATTCGGATGGTGATAGCGTAGATGTTTTTGTTGCAGCTATAGATACAACTGGTGCATGGCGGTGGGTAGTTGCAGGAGGAGGTCCCGGCTTTGACAGAGGATTAGGAATTGATGTAGATACTTCATGTAATGTTTATGTCACAGGTTGGTATACCAATAATATGGATATGCAAAATGATGCTATTACAGCTGATGGAGCAGATGACAAAGCCATATTTACACTTAAAATTTCTGATGCCTGTTTTGGATATCCTCCACCTGAAGAAGAACCACCTCCAACTGATACTACTGTAGTTATAGTAGATTCAGGTCCTTCAGACCCTTGCATTTTAACCTCAGCCAATGTGATTACGCCAAACAATGATGGCAGCAATGATGAAATTTATTTCACCAGTCCTTGTGATAAAATTGTAGGAATAGTCATTCTGAATCGTTGGGGAAGAACAGTTTATTCGTCTGATGATTCAACTCAACCTTGGAAAGGGATTTCCAATGATGGAGATTTGGTTCCGGAGGGAGTATATTTTTGGAAAGTCCATGTCAAAAATGAAGACGGTTCGGATACCTTTAAACATGGTTCTATTACTTTGATTTACTAA
- a CDS encoding LVIVD repeat-containing protein: MKKTLLFLGLVVLAASLNSCKKYKNKEVYANVPVYMSEEDFRNSFAFEDPQTVQTAGNIFVYNNYVFVNDVDRGIHIFNNTDPYNPYSIGFMSIIGNTQIAVKGDVLYADSFMDLVAIDISNITQPVQIDRMLDVFEYKFPMIDENFPVANVDRSQGVVVDWNVEKTKDVSGFMAKFNVSDCPSCDQTEVQTKMAISSSSVALAGSMSKFAIINDNLYALDYTDLKSFNITNPSSITFGGTKRTWREPETLFASQEFLFVGTTTGMVIYDAAADPSFPDYVSEIEHVESCDPVVVDGDYAYLTLREGTDCGGDINELQVIDISNINFPTHKKSVSMTNPHGLGVDNNLLFICDGEDGLKVFDASNPVTTGFMPEYHFPNIKSNDIILNNGLAIMIADDGVYQYDYSDPGNIFMTSVFYF, encoded by the coding sequence ATGAAAAAAACATTACTTTTTTTAGGCCTTGTTGTATTAGCAGCATCCCTAAACTCTTGTAAAAAGTATAAGAATAAAGAAGTTTACGCAAATGTGCCGGTGTACATGAGTGAAGAAGACTTTAGAAATTCTTTCGCATTTGAAGATCCTCAAACAGTTCAAACAGCTGGAAACATCTTTGTTTACAATAATTATGTATTTGTAAATGATGTTGACAGAGGAATTCACATTTTTAACAATACAGATCCTTACAATCCTTATTCAATAGGATTCATGTCTATTATTGGTAATACTCAAATTGCTGTAAAAGGTGATGTGTTATACGCCGATAGTTTTATGGATTTAGTGGCAATTGATATTTCAAATATCACTCAACCGGTTCAAATTGACAGAATGTTGGATGTATTTGAATACAAGTTTCCAATGATTGATGAGAATTTTCCGGTGGCTAATGTAGACAGAAGCCAAGGTGTTGTGGTTGATTGGAACGTTGAAAAAACAAAAGATGTGTCCGGGTTTATGGCCAAGTTCAATGTGTCTGATTGTCCTTCATGTGACCAAACTGAGGTACAAACAAAAATGGCTATTTCATCTTCTAGCGTTGCGCTGGCAGGTTCAATGAGTAAGTTCGCCATTATCAACGACAATCTTTATGCATTAGATTATACAGACCTTAAGTCATTCAATATCACAAATCCTTCAAGTATTACTTTTGGTGGAACTAAAAGAACCTGGAGAGAGCCTGAAACTTTGTTTGCAAGTCAAGAATTTTTGTTTGTGGGTACAACAACAGGTATGGTAATTTATGATGCTGCTGCAGATCCAAGTTTCCCTGATTATGTTTCAGAAATTGAACATGTTGAATCATGTGACCCTGTAGTAGTAGATGGAGATTATGCTTACTTAACTTTGAGAGAAGGAACAGATTGTGGTGGAGATATCAATGAATTACAAGTAATTGACATATCTAACATCAATTTCCCTACTCACAAAAAGAGTGTAAGTATGACCAATCCTCATGGGTTAGGAGTTGACAACAACTTACTATTTATTTGTGATGGTGAGGATGGATTAAAAGTATTTGATGCTTCTAACCCGGTAACAACCGGATTTATGCCGGAGTATCACTTCCCAAATATTAAATCAAATGATATCATATTAAATAACGGTCTTGCTATTATGATCGCAGATGATGGTGTATATCAATACGATTACTCAGATCCTGGAAATATCTTTATGACAAGCGTATTTTATTTCTAA